The sequence TTCCCTTTGtaagaaatgagggaaaagaaattaGACATTTTaaagaagatttttttttttatctttcatttttccatgatatatttaattatcaATCAAAGATAACAACAccctaagataaaaatatttctaCAGACAAGACATATTGAGTAATCTTCCTAGGACGACATACATtgaattcttcttcttctgcttctttttttctttttttgaattcATCATAGCAAATATGTAATTTAGAAAATGTATACAATCAAAAGGTTGAAGGATTTATACAACTATATGTACAAATTGGATTTAATCAGTTTATAATTAAGAATAAACTATACTCTTTGTACTTATCATATTatcacttttatcatttttttttgcttaGTTTGATTGTCCTCTTTGGCTTCTCACTTTATTGTTATACTAATCAGAAACTGATTTTAAAATTTGGAATCAAAGGTGTGcgtcttattttatttataattctcTTTTTGGAGTTTATAATTTGACGCTTTTTGGAGTTTCTGATTTAATCATATAATTCACTTTTTGGAGTTTCTGAACCAAACTACATATATTGACAAGTCCCCGTAGAGAACTAaggctaaaaaaaattattgctgGAGTTATAATAAGTTATTCTAGGAAAACTACTTGCTctgttttcatttcttttcatataaatataatacataTTCATTTGACAATGTTGTTTGTCGATATCTGTTGGTTTATACCTTAGAAGTGTTTTTTTGTGAGTGTGTTTTCTCCTTTAGTTATGTTCCTACTTAAATCTGACTTGTGTTTTCTGCCCTGCTGGTGCAATCTATATAAAGTAGGTGTTCGGTTCTTTGTTGCATCAATTCCCTGGGtaaattttatttgatcatCAATTTACTGAAAAGAAATAGCAGAGTTTTTTGAGGCCACATGTTTGAAGTGTAAACTTAATTGTATCTTTACTTTTTTGGTAATTGATAGTCATTCTAAAACTTCAAACCTTAAATGATTATATAATTGTTAGCTTTAAAGAGTGTgtttgtatgtgtgtgtgtgtaaattGCTCAATAGAAATCGAAGTGAAGCAGCAATTATTTCTTCCCAGTTTCATCATCTTGCCTCATTGAAAAAGTCTTTATGTTTCTAATAGCTTTTACATGTTTTTTTGGCTTATAGTAGTTAGTTGCATTTTGCCCACTTAAGTTTGTTTTATAGATTAACTACTAAAATAGATGGACCCATAATTTGTTCTGCCTTAATTGCAAATATCATGCAGTAGCAATATACAATCCATGTTTGTTTATTAATTCTGAACAATATTGGATGTTAACGTGCATGGAGTTTTGTGGGTCTTGCATGCATTTTATCGTTCTCTATGCATgctcactattttttttttttatggttttAGGTGATAAGTATGTAAATGGAGTGATAATTCCCTGCCAGTACCCAACTTATCAACTAAAGCAGGCTTGAAGTTCGAAATTTAAGAGCAAAGCTTATGTAAGAAAGAGAGATGGCCTTCCTGTTGAATCTGCTTGCTAATGAACTCTGACGAGGTATGCATATGCTTTTATGATAGGGTAATTTGGTTGTAACTTTATAATTGTTGAGGAAAATATATCCTTTAAGATACATGCTTCATTATGCCCTCAAACGTATTTGGTCCTGCTACTGCTAAGTGCTTGGTCATTCTATTGATCCAACTCGATTTTTGTTTCCTGTCGTTCTAGGTTGCAAATTGCTATACGCGGATGTTGTTTTCCGTTGTTCTAGGTTGCAAATTGCTATGCGGGGATGTTGTTCTGGCATTTATAGCTTGGATTGGAGCTTAGTTTTCATAAGATGAGAGCTTAAGTTATGAATGTAAGGTTGAATAAACTTAGACTATATGTAACTGATTTGATTGTGTTGTCAGTTATGTTTGAATGTAATGTTGGATGAATAATATTTGAATGTAATGTTGGATGAACAATGTTTGAGTTAATGTAAGAATTTTTAGTattaatgtatgtatttttagtTTTCTATTATGAGTTTTTAGCATTAATGAAATATATATtctataaaaaatttaaatagaatTGCAAAAAACTATTGTAACATAATAAATAGACAACAAACAAACTTTGTTATCTATCAACAAATTGACAATAGACCATAACCTATTGTCTACCATCTATCAACAAATTGACAACATGCCAAAAAATATTGTCTATtgaaattttgtttttgtttttatttttatttttattttttattttatttctcacACTGTGATGTGTGATGGTCATTAGGCAATGGAAAAGAAACCTAAGATGAGAATAGAGAGAAGTATTCCAAATAGAATTCAAAGACAGTTGTTCCAAATAAAAAGAGGGCGAGGGGCGGGTATTTATCGTTATTTCAAGCCTCGACGGGTATCTGACGAGTagtgggtggcgggtatccgtGAGTCGCGTGTATGGGTGACAAATAGTAGTGTACAAGAAGTTGaaattttctctaaaatttgTTGCAGTTTcgtgatgatttatttgttgggtGATTTACTGCATTTGTTGGGTTGTTGATTGCAGGATGTCGACGCCGAGAAGCAGCAACACCCCTACCTCTCAAGCCTCGACGGGTAGTGGCTGGCGGGTATTCGACGGATAGCGGGTGACGAATAGCCCACGGAtggcgggtatccgcgggttgTAGGTATGGGTGacaaataattttttcgaaTATACGTTTCGCTAAATCATGTTAAGGATGAAAtttctctttaatttatttttttcattttagtttgatgTGTAACGTAGACTTATATCATATTAACAGTTTTTTTAGTGAATAAtcttcataatttataaatatattaagaaataatttttatgtttttttatataaattataacatcaAATGATATTTCGACGGATTATACACTAGTTAATATTCATCTATTTAGTCATATACTGGGATGGAATTCTTACCACAATCGATCCTTACGTCTCATTGTGGTTTGTGGATGATGTGCCTGCAAGAACGGGATTAAGATAGTCTCTCTCGAGAAAACAGATAGGCCTGATCTTGGTTTGAAATGATGATAATCTcaactatttttaaatttattactcGGATAAATTTCCCACCATCCATATTTCAGCATAATATAGAAAGTTATGTAAGACAACCACAAGTGCTTATATTTAGTGACGCACCATACTTGAATATCTTAATACTATAATGGAAGACACCCCAAAAAGAGGGTAGACTACCACTATATGTTGAAGACATAATTTGGATTTCCACCATTTATTTTGTCTTTAGTTTCCATCTGAACTATTGTCCTATTATTATCTTGTTTGAGAAACTTATATCGAGTTCAgaaatcgaaattaaaaggaaaacaaacatctatactatattaaaacagcagttttcaattagaaattgatttcaaatcaatttgaaaattgaatggcgattttgtagttaagacaaaattgaagatttatttataaactctatttattcttttcattttcttttctttaacttcttatttttttgttttatttatttctaaaattatgaaattcgattaattataaaatattcaatatgcctatcaaattaaagatcacgataagagctttaatttgatataatttatgtaaatataagatttaaaatgtaaaaattatattagtttaaatattaaaattttaaaaatttctctctcctctctcatcttttttttactaaatctattctttaattcatttttcattattttttaattttgtaaacttttttttacgattcataatttaaaataaaatattaaaatatttaagtcAACTAACTCACATTTCTAACAAACGTTTATTTACAGTTCTAGAATCTATAAAagggttttattttctttttctttatccttttatttctttgtttgttcctttcaaaatttttgaaattcgtttaattataaaatatttaatatgcatattaaattaaagattgtgataagaactttaatttgatatattttatttataatataaaatttatatttatttaaaaattaaaatttttaaaatttatctctcctctcattttttttttgaataatttttttaattgtttaaatttttaattttttaacttattttttttatttacataatatcaatttttttttattattgtggattctttttttttcaatattcaataaaatatatttaattagttaaagttaatttttttattatatgtataaatgtGATATTGAGttgttatcaattttatataaatttagaaatataaaaatatttcccgtgcattgcacggggtgcaaatgctagtataacAAAAAGAGCATTAAGCAGAATCAAACATAACTATCCAAACCACTCTAAATCATCTTATCACGGAAACTGATATACAAACACAACCACTTTCCTCTCTCGTTCATAATAATTGTTGAGAGAGTGACAAGAAAATTCATATTACCCAAATGTAGGAAATATTCAAATACAAAGGCATGATTAGTGGATTAACATATACGTTTGGAACCTAATTTCCAATTCCAACCCTGCGCTGTacaaatccatcaaagtaagaaaatgagaaaacaaaaaacaagTAATGTCCCGAAAAACCATTCAAGAGCAAACGAAGCCACAGAAGACAAAAACAAAGGGATAAAACTGCAGGGAAAACATTCTGGCATTGATACCACATAGCAAGTCTTGCACAACTCTAGTTTGATCGACTTGTCTCACAGAGCAATAGTGTGTGCCACCAACCGCACGCAATATTCTTCACCGTACAATCTTCCTTGACCATTACCTCCTCTGGGATATTCCTGTCCAACGCATCTCCTAGACCGAGCTGGATTCAAACAAAAACGCCAAACCAAGATATGAAATCACAACTCCATAGCACAAGGAACAGAGGCTACTTTCTGATGCATGTGGTTTACCTGACCGTATTTGTTCCACCCCCAGCAGAAGATTTTACCATCCTCTGTGAAAATTTTGACATGAGAAGAAAAATCGTCGTGTTGCTCTTACTTTGAATACAATTACCACTATATTATATGCTTGTAAACTCAGCTACAAACTCTTCTCATATAGTTATAGGATTCTAGCTTTTATATCACAGCTTACACTTGAAAATTAATCCACAATCCCAGGCTTTGCTAAAGTACTTAAAGGTAAGGAAAGATATCTCAACAAGTAGTAATCTGTTTTACCTGTTAGGACAGCACTGTGACGAGCCCCCGAGGATGCGATTTTGGCTTTCTTACTCTCCAGAACTGAAGCATCTACGAGGCGAGGAACAATCTGTGACATTGTGGATCTCAAAGTCAAATAACTTGTATAAATGCTTGGATTTTTCTATCGAACAAATTTCAAGTAAGGTGCGAGCAGCACAGGTACAGATTCGCAGCAGGAGAATGTCCTGATACCCAGGGAGTTCAGGAAGTATCCCAGTCATTAATGTAGTTCATGATCTTTTCAGAGTTGTATCATTTATTAATACGAACTGAATCTCGCAAGTCTATATGTAGAAAAAGCTAATCACATATAATCGGTTTCCACGAGAACTTGAGCAGTTTGGGCCAAATGGTCAGCCAATTCAATGAGGCAGAAAATCTttaagggggcgtttactttgtatgattgataagatacCATGattttgagtatttttatcctcaaaacTAATATTTCTCCAATTCCACCCCAATGGGAtgtgaatcaagcaaaattagctcaaatgatagaaattatcaaggtccttgggatatcccaaagttccaaTTCATCTTATTAAATAAAGGATTAACCTTGTTATTTTTATCTGCCTAAgctaatcctcaaaagtaaacgccccttaAATTACTTAATTCTTTTCCGTGCCCCCTATCTTGTCAGTTTCCATTCAGCCCTTGTGCAGATCTCATGGCCGATTTTGAATTTAGGCAGTGAATGATATTTTTGAATACCTGCTTATTCTCTTTTGCTTCACACCAGAGTACTTGAGATCAACTTCTATAAAACAGATCAGAGAGTAGCCAGGTTCAGAACACATATTAATATAGGACTCTAGTTGAACTTACCTCGCACTGATCTTGATGTGTTCCCAAACCCAGTTGGCCAAACTGATTCCCACCAAAGACATAAATACGTCCATCAGAACATATACATATAGTATGCCAAAGTCCTGCTGCAACAGCTTTGATCTGAAAATCCCTTAGAGAAGGCACAAACGTTGGTCGCAGTATATCCTCAGTATTCCCTTGTCCACACTGCAATGGAAAAACTTTTAGCAAAACAATCTTCATAGCTTTATTGCAGACAAACTTTAGGAAGCCTCAACATGCTTGAAAAAGTTTTGGACATGCATGTTGCAGACAAAGCAATAAAGGAAGCCACAGGATGTTTCTGGCGTGAAGTGTAGAATTGTTTGACCTCGCTTTAATAGGTTGATCCTCAAAAGAGGATATTTTGCTAAAACCAAGAGAACATAGTCATGGAAAACAACTTTAATATGGTTCTTACAGAGTTTCTCATCTGGTTTCTGTCTACTCCCCACCTCTTGTTTTGGCTTCGCTTGTATTTAAGCAGGCTATTTGCACCATGCAACAAGCATAGTCCTTTTCAATGAGAAAAAGAACTACTACATTTCTGCATCTCAAAACTAATTCACATCTATAACCTAAGATTTTATTGAGCTCTTGGGCATTGAAGGTAAGTATCCTGTCTTCATCATCAACAGCATTTATTCATTTCCATAAGTAGAAAGCTTTTTGAGTTGACAACAGCAAGAGTAGCACATCTCATATTCAAAGTGTCTGCCGAAACTTCAATGAAAGAAATCTTGCAATGAGTATTATAATCCAGTTGATTATAGAGCAAAGCTAATTCGTATTGCATATCTGTAATGCTTTGTCACGAGATACCAGGACCAAGAAAATGCATATATTATGTAAAAGACTCACCTGCCCATAAAGACCCCAGCCGAAGGCGAGAAGCACACCAGTATCTgaatgtaaaacaaaatagcTCTATCAGCAGGGGAATATGGTTTCCAATTATTGGTGATAGCATTTCCTAGTTACCTGTTATCACTGCACTGTGCCTGCCTCCACATGCAATACCCTTTATGTAATTTCCTATGGATTTTTTTTGCTCGGCTGCCACGCCAACACttttttcattatttacacCAGAGCTCTCTCCACCATTCGATGATGGGTCAATACAAGGTATAAGATGAGGAGATGCCACCATTTTTATCCTAGACCCCAGACCAAGCTGGCCTTCTCCACCATAGCCCCAACCCCACACCTGTCCCACATCTAAAATCCGGTAAAAGTATGATGCATCAGctcttatttataataaatatcttCTTCCTTAACATTAAAGTCTTCTTTCTTAACATTAAAGATCTTCTGTAGCTTCTTACTTCAAAAGACCTACAAGACCTACAAAACTATAATGTGTAACCACATGGATATAGAAACTACACCTAAGGTGTAGTTTGCAGGCGGAGGCATAGAAGAACTATACCTGACAATGCTAGAGTATGACGCCCGCCTGCAGCAACTGAGGTGATCCTCACCCCAGGATCCAGGCTTACAGGACAAGGAGGCATTGAATGTGTTTCATCTGCAGGTGTTGATGCTTCAGAGTCTTGCTGAGGATCAACTTTTCTCCGCTTCAGCGTCTCATCTCCAGATATTTTGTCATTTGGACCCAAAACTGATCCAGTTGTAGAGTTCAAACTATGAGATTGAGGAATCCCTAAAGCATCAGCCTTCGTTATCCATTATTACATATATGTATCTTTGTGCAGTTCATATATCTATTCTAAAACAGTTGTGGCAAAAAAACAAATCTTCAAATGCAATTATCACTAAGATACCTTGGTCAGTTACTGTTGAATTTTGTCTTGTGACAGTTTGATCGTCACTGTTTTTCAAAGTGTTCCAAGTACATGTGATTTTTATAGATGGAACACACTCCTTCCAACCCCATGTGTACACTTCACCTTTATCTGCATACAACATCCCCATTTGATTATCAATTTATTTCAAACTCTCACAAGCAGCGATGCAGAATTAGTATGAAACTGAAGCACAGCACCCGACTTTTATCTTCggaagaaaaggaaaagaagagATCCATCCAGATGGAACTGCCCttagagaaaggaaagagataAGAATACGATTGTTTGGATATACCTGTTACTGAAACACAGTGTGCCCAGCTGGCTGCAGCTTCCAGAATTGGATCAGCTGTTGGAAGAGGATACACCTCTGGAGCCTCCTACATGAAATGAAGATGCTAAATCAACTATAGTTTATCAGGAAGTGTCTTAGGATTTAAGAAACAAAATAATAGCTGGATTACCCCATGCTTCCCTGAGGCGAAATAGCTCTGGCCTTGGTCATCAGATGAACCCCAAGTAACTAGTTTCCCAGAGGCTGCAAGAAATGCTTAATTGAATATACCAAAGTCTTTCCAAGAGCAAACAGAACCCAAATGACATCTATCAATGTTGTCCTAAGAAACACGATGTGAACACATTAACTGTCATATCCTACCATACTTAGGCCACTGGTTTACCACAAGTATGATCTTTTCCTGAAATGGTTACAAGAGAAGACAACACATGCATAACTCTACCTCAAAGATGATAGAAGATGACAAGCAAAGCATTTTCTTATCATCCAATGATCTACAATCTTCTTAAATTGTGGCATCAATAAGATTGTTAAGAAAGATAAAGATTTTCAACTTTCAGTAACCTAAATCCTGGAAAGCCAGTATACAAAGGGGAAACAGAGATAAAATCCAGCTTTGGTCTTTCCAAGTAGCAGCATTTCCAATAATTAATCAACTGTTCTTTTCTCAACCTAATGTTTTTGCACCTAAGAAATTTTCAGTCTTTAACTTCAACAAATCCGTATGACTTCAGCTTGGAGCCTATTCAAGATCAATCCCCAACATACCACGACGTTAAATATGCCTTGATTCAACAAAACTATTAATTTCATAACACACAAGATAACTATTCTCAACAAGGACATCAACTAggccttcaaaaaaaaaaaaacaaggacATCAATTGATCATAACTCCTCAATATCCATATGATGATCCTAACTCCTAAATTGAAATCTACTCAAGCTCATCACTGCAAAAGCGACTGTCTCGCTTTGGTCGTGAACAGAGCACATAGCTAACTAACATTTTAAACTCAGAATTAAtatattcaataatttaaatattctgctgcaaaaaaaaaaaaaaatacgataTACATTTCAAATTATCACAACGAGAAATCCAAAAAGACTTAAGCCGTAGGCAAAAACATGGGAGAAAAAAATGGGTAAACTACCGGAAATCGCCATGCCGAAGCCGCATCCGCCGGCGCAGACATCCTTCCAAGAATCCCCGGATGCCTCCGCCTCCGGGAAACGCACAATCTCCGGAGAAGTCAACGGCGATCTCTGCGCCGTCACCCCCGGAAAATACCCGCACATTAACACCTCTAACTGCTTCTCACTATCATCATTGGCTCCATCTTCCTTCCTCTCACCTCCATTCATCACTCAAACAATTTCAGCTCTAAGCGCCAAAAGCAAACCAAAAAAGTCGGAAATTTCC comes from Salvia miltiorrhiza cultivar Shanhuang (shh) chromosome 3, IMPLAD_Smil_shh, whole genome shotgun sequence and encodes:
- the LOC131016646 gene encoding ultraviolet-B receptor UVR8-like isoform X1, with protein sequence MNGGERKEDGANDDSEKQLEVLMCGYFPGVTAQRSPLTSPEIVRFPEAEASGDSWKDVCAGGCGFGMAISASGKLVTWGSSDDQGQSYFASGKHGEAPEVYPLPTADPILEAAASWAHCVSVTDKGEVYTWGWKECVPSIKITCTWNTLKNSDDQTVTRQNSTVTDQGIPQSHSLNSTTGSVLGPNDKISGDETLKRRKVDPQQDSEASTPADETHSMPPCPVSLDPGVRITSVAAGGRHTLALSDVGQVWGWGYGGEGQLGLGSRIKMVASPHLIPCIDPSSNGGESSGVNNEKSVGVAAEQKKSIGNYIKGIACGGRHSAVITDTGVLLAFGWGLYGQCGQGNTEDILRPTFVPSLRDFQIKAVAAGLWHTICICSDGRIYVFGGNQFGQLGLGTHQDQCEIVPRLVDASVLESKKAKIASSGARHSAVLTEDGKIFCWGWNKYGQLGLGDALDRNIPEEVMVKEDCTVKNIACGWWHTLLLCETSRSN
- the LOC131016646 gene encoding uncharacterized protein LOC131016646 isoform X3, producing the protein MNGGERKEDGANDDSEKQLEVLMCGYFPGVTAQRSPLTSPEIVRFPEAEASGDSWKDVCAGGCGFGMAISASGKLVTWGSSDDQGQSYFASGKHGEAPEVYPLPTADPILEAAASWAHCVSVTDKGEVYTWGWKECVPSIKITCTWNTLKNSDDQTVTRQNSTVTDQGIPQSHSLNSTTGSVLGPNDKISGDETLKRRKVDPQQDSEASTPADETHSMPPCPVSLDPGVRITSVAAGGRHTLALSDVGQVWGWGYGGEGQLGLGSRIKMVASPHLIPCIDPSSNGGESSGVNNEKSVGVAAEQKKSIGNYIKGIACGGRHSAVITDTGVLLAFGWGLYGQCGQGNTEDILRPTFVPSLRDFQIKAVAAGLWHTICICSDGRIYVFGGNQFGQLGLGTHQDQCEIVPRLVDASVLESKKAKIASSGARHSAVLTARSRRCVGQEYPRGGNGQGRLYGEEYCVRLVAHTIAL
- the LOC131016646 gene encoding ultraviolet-B receptor UVR8-like isoform X2, producing the protein MNGGERKEDGANDDSEKQLEVLMCGYFPGVTAQRSPLTSPEIVRFPEAEASGDSWKDVCAGGCGFGMAISASGKLVTWGSSDDQGQSYFASGKHGEAPEVYPLPTADPILEAAASWAHCVSVTDKGEVYTWGWKECVPSIKITCTWNTLKNSDDQTVTRQNSTVTDQVLGPNDKISGDETLKRRKVDPQQDSEASTPADETHSMPPCPVSLDPGVRITSVAAGGRHTLALSDVGQVWGWGYGGEGQLGLGSRIKMVASPHLIPCIDPSSNGGESSGVNNEKSVGVAAEQKKSIGNYIKGIACGGRHSAVITDTGVLLAFGWGLYGQCGQGNTEDILRPTFVPSLRDFQIKAVAAGLWHTICICSDGRIYVFGGNQFGQLGLGTHQDQCEIVPRLVDASVLESKKAKIASSGARHSAVLTEDGKIFCWGWNKYGQLGLGDALDRNIPEEVMVKEDCTVKNIACGWWHTLLLCETSRSN